TGTACTGGCCACGCTTGTTGAGCCAGTTGTAAAATTAAATCTGGGCCAATGCCGCTTGGCTCTCCTGCGGTAATGACGATACGATTAATCATTTTACAGCCTTAATCATATAATCTGGATCCATAATTTTTATATAAGCTTCTTCACGTAATTCATTGAGCCAAACGGCGGCTTCGGCAGGGAAGCGTTGTCTATATATAATTGAGTAGGCTTTTTGTTTGGTCGCTTGTTCTGTGGTGTCAGAATCTCGTCTATTCATTACTTCAAGAATATGCCAGCCATGCATTGTTTTAAAGGGTTGACTGATCTTGTCAATCGGTAGTGATAATGCTAAATCTCTAAACTCAGGAACATACATACTTGGATCAGACCAACCTAGATCTCCTCCTTTGATTGCTGACCCTGGATCCTGTGAATACTCTCTGGCTAATTGGGCAAAGCTTGCTTTACCATCAATAATTTCCTGACGGTATTGAGTTAACAGCTCCTTAGCTTTTTCATCACTGAGAATGATATTGGATTTAATTAAGATATGACGAGCATTAACCTCGGTGGTAATAACATTAGATGAACCTTTTTTATCGACAACTTCAATGATATGTAACCCCATATTACTGCGAATGGGGCCGATAATATTGCCTTTTTTGGTTTTAATATCATCAAAGGAATCAGCAAATAGAGTTGGAATTTCATTAATTGTTCGCCAGTCCCAATGTCCCCCTTCGAGCGCTCTCGGTCCCTGTGAATATTTCACCGCAAGGTTGGACATATCTTCGCCATTTTTAATGCGAGAGATCAACTCATTAGCTTGTTTGGTGAGCGTTTTTTCTTCCTCAACGGAAGCATTTGAGCTCATTCGTAGCATAATATGAACAAATTTAAATTGCGTATTTTTTTCTCCATGCTCGTTAAGTTTTTCAACCATTTGGTTTACTTCTTGATCTGAAATATTAATTCGACGGCGAACCTGCATTTGACGAACTTCATTGATCGTTAACTCTTGACGAACATCATCAACAAAAGCGCTATAACTTTCACCTTCCTTTTCGAGCTTTGCCTGTAATTGTGCGACTGTCAGCCCTTGTTCCTTTGTTATTTCTTGGATAGTTTGGTCAAGTTGAGCATCATTGATACGTAGGCCGATACGTTCGGCAATTTGCAGTTGCAAGCGATCATCAATCAGCTTATCTATAATTTGTTTTTGTAATTCTTGATCAGAGGGCATCGCGGCTTGTTCATTTTTATAATGC
This window of the Psychromonas sp. MME1 genome carries:
- the surA gene encoding peptidylprolyl isomerase SurA, with product MKIIKNLALALSCSILTIPAVLAKEVQVDRIEAIVNQEVILESDVKRMRLSVHKHYKNEQAAMPSDQELQKQIIDKLIDDRLQLQIAERIGLRINDAQLDQTIQEITKEQGLTVAQLQAKLEKEGESYSAFVDDVRQELTINEVRQMQVRRRINISDQEVNQMVEKLNEHGEKNTQFKFVHIMLRMSSNASVEEEKTLTKQANELISRIKNGEDMSNLAVKYSQGPRALEGGHWDWRTINEIPTLFADSFDDIKTKKGNIIGPIRSNMGLHIIEVVDKKGSSNVITTEVNARHILIKSNIILSDEKAKELLTQYRQEIIDGKASFAQLAREYSQDPGSAIKGGDLGWSDPSMYVPEFRDLALSLPIDKISQPFKTMHGWHILEVMNRRDSDTTEQATKQKAYSIIYRQRFPAEAAVWLNELREEAYIKIMDPDYMIKAVK